In the genome of Candidatus Eisenbacteria bacterium, the window CTCTCTTGAAGACGATGGGATGTGCTTTGTGTGTGGGAAGAAGAACCCGATCGGGCTCAAGGTAGAGTTCAAGCTGGACGAAGAGAGGAAGCTGGTCGGGAAATTCATCCCCCGGAAGGAGTTTCAGGGGTTCAAGGATGTCCTCCACGGCGGAATCATTGCAACTCTGATCGATGAAGCGATGGTTTCACTTCTCCTCAAGCTGGGCAAGAGAGCTGTGACAGCGTCATTCTCCGTGAGACTTCATAAGCCTGCGTTCACAGGCGAAGAGCTCACCATC includes:
- a CDS encoding PaaI family thioesterase produces the protein MERKISLEDDGMCFVCGKKNPIGLKVEFKLDEERKLVGKFIPRKEFQGFKDVLHGGIIATLIDEAMVSLLLKLGKRAVTASFSVRLHKPAFTGEELTIVGRLVNDRGRIFELNAEVRGSDGTVIASGEGVCVRIGK